In the Candidatus Methylomirabilota bacterium genome, one interval contains:
- a CDS encoding medium chain dehydrogenase/reductase family protein → MRHTRIIVTHYGGPDALGVVEEECPEPKDGEVRVRVLAAGVSLPDLMMREGVHPETPRLPYTPGWDLIGVVDRLGAGISGIEPGQIVAALPISGAYAEFVCLPQRELVPVPPGLDAAEAVSLVLNYVTAYQMLHRSAKVRPGQRVLIHGAAGGVGSALLQLGRLAGLEMYGTCSSRGASAVSDLGGIPIDYQHQDFVKEIHRLTREGVDAVFDGIGGAHIWRSRKALRPGGRVVAYGLTSSLRGGRLASGHRHRFHGIPIFGLYIAGGWLLPSRRRVVPYSIQWLKRLRPAVFRRDLIALLELLQQQKIKPLVARRFPLAEARYAHELLGKGAVTGKIVLTGQS, encoded by the coding sequence GTGAGACACACGCGCATTATCGTCACTCACTACGGCGGGCCCGATGCACTCGGGGTGGTTGAAGAAGAGTGCCCCGAGCCGAAGGACGGGGAGGTGCGGGTGAGAGTGCTGGCCGCCGGTGTCTCCTTGCCGGACCTGATGATGCGCGAGGGGGTTCATCCCGAGACGCCCCGGCTGCCCTACACGCCAGGGTGGGATCTGATCGGCGTGGTGGATCGGCTGGGCGCCGGTATCTCTGGAATCGAACCAGGCCAGATAGTTGCCGCGTTGCCGATCAGCGGCGCGTATGCGGAGTTCGTCTGCTTGCCGCAACGCGAACTGGTTCCGGTGCCACCCGGGTTGGACGCCGCCGAGGCTGTGAGCCTCGTGCTGAACTACGTCACGGCGTACCAGATGCTGCATCGCTCCGCTAAAGTCAGACCGGGCCAGCGCGTGTTGATTCACGGCGCGGCCGGCGGGGTCGGCTCGGCACTCTTGCAGCTCGGGCGCCTCGCCGGGCTGGAGATGTACGGCACCTGTTCATCGCGAGGGGCGTCGGCCGTTTCGGACCTGGGCGGTATCCCAATTGATTACCAGCATCAGGACTTCGTGAAAGAAATTCACCGGCTCACCCGCGAGGGGGTGGACGCTGTCTTCGACGGCATCGGCGGCGCGCATATCTGGCGTTCCCGCAAAGCTCTCCGCCCTGGCGGGAGGGTAGTGGCCTATGGCCTTACTTCCTCGCTACGTGGGGGACGACTGGCTTCAGGTCATCGTCATCGCTTTCACGGAATCCCCATCTTCGGGTTGTATATTGCTGGCGGCTGGCTTTTACCGAGCCGGAGGCGGGTGGTCCCCTACAGCATCCAATGGCTCAAACGGCTGAGACCCGCAGTGTTTCGACGCGATTTGATCGCCCTGTTGGAGCTCCTGCAACAGCAAAAGATCAAACCGCTGGTCGCGCGGCGATTTCCTCTTGCCGAGGCAAGATACGCGCACGAGTTGCTCGGAAAGGGAGCGGTGACAGGCAAGATCGTGCTGACCGGGCAATCGTGA